CACGCCTGGCTGAAAGCGTTCAGCACATCGTAGGCAAATATTTCCAGATTGAAGGCCGCGCTGGAAGCGGCGATGACCACCGTACCCAGGCTGTTGATGGCCGACTGGATCACGATGTTGGCAACAGCAAACACGGCGCTCTGGATGCCCGCAGGCAGGCCGATGCGCAGAATCTTCACAAACACATCCTTGTGGAAACGAAGCTCGTCCAGCCGGATGCGGATGGCCTGATCCGTCCGCAGCAGCTTCACCAGCAGGATCAGGGAACTCACCGCGTTGGAAAGTACCGTGGCAATGGCAACGCCGTTGACCGTCATATGCAGCACCACCACGAAAAACAGATTGAGACAGACGTTCAAGACACCGGAGATGGCCAGCGCCTCCAGCGGCATCCTTGTCTCGCCGACACTCCGGAAGATCGCCGCCTCAAAATTGTATAAGAGAATGACCGGCAACCCCAGCAGGTAAATGCGGATATACAGCAACGCCTGAGGAAATACGTCCTCCGGCACGTTCAGCATCCGCAGCAGGCTGCCCACACCCAGCTCGCCGATGACCGCCACCAGGGCGCCGCCCGCCACAGCCATGATCACCGCCGTATGTACCGCGTGGTGAATGGTTTTCTCATCCCCCCTGGCCCACTGCATGGGCGATGACCACATTGGCGCCCAAGGCAATGCCGATGAATAGGTTCAGCAGCAGGCCCACGATGGGGCTGTTGGCGCCCACGGCCGCCACCGCCACCGTCCGCATCTCGCCGGTAAAATTGCCCACAATGGCCACGTCAGAGGCGTTAAACAGCTGCTCCAGAATGCCCGTGGCCGCCACCGGCAATGCGTACAGGATGAGTTTGTTCCAGATGGAGCCATGCAGCATATCCATACTCCGCTTTTTCGTTTGTCCGCTCATAGTTTCCCCTCGATTTCTATTCTTTGTCTCTTCTATTGTTTTTGTTTCCGTTGATGTCCGTCTGCATTTTGACTTCATTTATACAAATGTCTGACAGATTTTCCGTGATATCGCTGTCACACTTGATATTGCTGTCATACTTGATAGGATATCTTCCTTTATTCTGTTCATTATACGCAGTTGTTCTTTTCATAGCATATATATATTAGCTATCATTTACCATAGTTTACAGGAATGATATTTTGGATTAAAATAAGAGAAAAATGATAGTGGGGGAATCTGTATGGACATTCGCATCCTGCGCTATTTTCTGGCAGTTGCAAGAGAAGAGAATATTACAAGAGCGGCGGAAAGCCTGCACATCGCCCAGCCCTCCCTGTCCAAGCAGCTCATGGAGCTGGAACAGGAGCTGGGGAAGCAGCTGCTCATCCGGGGAAAACGCAAGATCACGCTGACCGAGGAGGGGATCCTGCTGCGCAAACGGGCCGAGGATATCGTATCCCTGGTGGAAAAGACCGAGCGGGACATTTCTTCTGATTCCCGGGAGATTTCCGGGGAAATCGTGCTGGGCGGCAATCCCACGCACACCCTTCTGGCAGCGGCTTCCGCCCTGCAAAAGCAGTATCCGGACATCCGGTTTCATTTCTACAGCGCCGATGCCACGGACATCACCGAGCGGCTGGATCACGGCAGCCTGGATTTCTCCGTTCTGCTGCAGCCGCCCCACACGTCCCGCTATGAAAGTCTCGCGCTGCCCGACACCTCCGCCTGGGGCGTGCTCATGCCCCGGAAGGATGCCTTTGCCCGGCTTCCTGTCATCCGCCGGGAAGAGCTGCTGCAGATGCCGCTGGAGATCCACTATCATCTCGTGTGGAAACGGGACAGTGTCTTTGGAAAGGCCGCTGGGCTGTTTCTGGAGGAAGTAAGGAGACGGGCAGAGGCGGCAGCTGCGTCCGCTCCTCGCAACGTCCCGGCTTCATGAATCATCTGCTTGGCTTACTGCTGTGCTTCCTCTATCTTCCGAAGCTCCGGCAGCACGGTCGCCAGCATCGTCACAAAGCACAGGCCCCCGCCGATGACGTTGGACACCGGCTCCGCCAGGAACACGCCATCCGTCCCCATGGAAAGCCCAAAGGGCAGAAAATACGTCAGCGGCACCACGATCACCACTTTTTCTCAAAATAGAGAAAAAGATGGCCTGCTTTTTCTTATTTAATGATTTGAACACCATCTGTCCGATGTACTGCAGATCCATGAACACAAACGCCGCGAAATACAAATTCAGCGGCCGGACCGCATGGCTGACCAGCGTGGCATCTGAGCTGAAAATGCGGATCAGCGCCTCCGGCGCCAGCAGGATCACACTCCACGTCAGTGCCGTGTACAGCAGCACCAGCGTCGCCACCACCCGGATGGACTTCCGTACCCGGGCAGGCCGTCTGGCCCCGTAATTATAGCTCAGCACCGGGGAAGCGCCCTCGCTCATGGCATGGATGGGTGTCTCCACCAGCTGCCGGACGCTGGAAATGATCGTCATGATAGAGATGTACAGATCCCCGCCGGTCACCGACAGCACATGGTTGCAGGAAATACTCACCAGACTGTTGGTCAGCTGCATGATAAAGCCCGCCGTTCCCAGACTGATGATATTGGCCGCCAGCGGCAGACTTTCCGCCAGTTCGTCCTTTCGCAGCAGCCGCACCTTCAGCTCCGCTTTCCCGTGCAGAAAGGTAAACACAAAGACCGCCGACAGAATCTGAGACAGCACCGTGGCAATGGCCGCCCCCTGGATGCCCAGATGCAGACCGAACATCAGCACCGGGTCCAGCACCAGATTGGTGCCCGCCCCCCACTGCCACCGACAGCATGCCAATGGTGGCATAGCCCTGGGCGTTGATGAAAGGATTCATGCCCGTGGCGATCATGGCCGGCAGCGTGCCCAGCAGATAAATCATCAGATACGGGTACGCATACTGGATGCCGTCCGCGGACGCGCCAAACAGAAACAGCAGCGGTCTGGCAAACAGCATTCCGATCACCATCAGAAGCAGCGCCGCCCCGCACACCATGGTAAACGCCGTGTTCATGATCTGATCCGCCTTTTTCGCATCCCCCCTGTCCCTGGCTGATGGCAAACAGCGGCGCCCCGCCGGTGCCGAACAGGTTGCTGAACGCCGTGATGATCACAATGATCGGAAAGCATAAACCCACCGCCCCCAGCGCCACCGTCCCCACATCCGGGATCCGGGCAATATAGATCCGGTCCACAATGTTGTACAGAAGGTTCAAAAGCTGCGCCACCAGCATCGGCAGCGCAGCACTTAAAATGTGATTGGTTACAGTTCCGTTTTCAAAATCGATTTTTTTCATAAATTTGTATCAATATTTCTGAATTCCTGTCTGATCAGGCCCGTCCGTCACTGCCGCACACAAGGATCTTGCTCATGACGTACTGTTTCACTTCTTCTCTTCCCCGGGCATTGTATTTCTTCGGGTCAAACACATCGGGATCTTCCTGCATATACGCTTTCACGCCCTTGGAAAATGCGATTCTTAAGTCTGTCGCATAGTTTACCTTGCAGATACCTCTGCGGACACACTCTCTGACAATATCATCCGGCACACCGGAAGTTCCATGCAGAACGAGAGGAATGGTTACTACCTCACGGATGGCGCTTAAGCGGTCTACGTCTACCTTCGGGATTCCCTTGTATACGCCATGGGCGGTGCCGATGGCAACCGCCAGAGAATCTACGCCGGTTCTCTCAACAAATTCCCTTGCCTGCTGCGGATCGGTGTAAGGATTCTCATCCCCGGCTTCCAGATCATCCTCTTTGCCGCCTACTTTTCCAAGCTCTGCCTCCACCGGCACACCGGACGGATGGCACGCATCTGCCACGGCCTTGCTGACTGCGATATTATCCTCAAAGCTCTCATGGGAACCGTCGATCATGATGGACGTATAGCCTACCCGCAGGGCACGCATGGCCAGATCAAAACTGTTGCCGTGATCCAGATGCATGACGATCGGTACCGACGCCATCTCTGCCGCTGCCTTTGCATTGGCGTAAAAATATTTCAGATCTGCATATTTTACGGTAGAGGGGGTTGTCTGCATGATCACAGGAGCTTTCAGCTCCTCCGCTGCTGCTGCCACTGCCTGTACCATTTCCATATTTTCCACATTAAATGCGCCGATCGCATAGCCGTTTTTCTGCGCATCTGCAAAAAGTTCTCTCGTTGTAACCAGTGCCATCGTTATCTCCTTCTTTCCTGTTATTTTTTATTTCAGTTTCTCTACTGTGATCTGTTCCATCAGGATGCCTGCCATCTTCGGCTCAAAATCCCCGGTATTGGGAGACAATGCATTGGCCGTGGCAACAGACGCCGCATATTTCAGCGCTTTTTCCGGCGGATAGTTTTTCTCCAGAGCAACGGCAAAGGCGCCCACCATGGAGTCACCGCAGCCCACGGTGTTCACCACTTCCAGCCTGGGGATCACGGCACGGTAGCAACCTTCCCTGCACACAAGCAGGGCGCCGTCCCCGCCCAGGGAAACGACCACATGAGGAATGCCCATGGCCTGAATCTTCTCCGCGCAGGCGATCACGGCCTCCATACTGTCCAGTTTTTCTCCGAACAGCTGCTCCATCTCATCCCGGTTGGGCTTCACCATGTCCGGGCAGGCCCGAAGACCGGCTTTCAGCGTATCTCCGCTGGAATCCAGGATCACTTTCTTTCCCATGCCTTTTGCAAGAGAAATGATCTTTCCGTACACATCGCTGCTCACACCCCGGGGAATGCTGCCGGAAATCGTCACCACATCACTGTCCTGTATGATCTGCGGCAGCCGATCCATAAACTGTTTCTCCTCTTCCGGGCTGACGGTAAAGCCCGGCTCCAGATATTCTGTGGAACCGTAGCCCGGATCCAGAATGTTGATACAGCAGCGGGTCTCTCCATTTACATAGCCAAAGCTGTGGGGAATTCCGTCCTGCTCCAGCAGATGCTCCAGCTGCTGCCCGTTGTAACCGCCCACCAGGCCGGTGGCCTGCACCTTTGCCCCGCACAGGGCAATGACCCGGGCCACATTCAGTCCCTTGCCGCCTGCGGTGGTGCGGCTTTTGGATACCCGCATCACCGTGCCGTTCTTGATCTCATCTGTCATAAAATACGCCTTATCCAGCGCCGCATTCATTGTAACTGTCGTTATCATATGCTTCTCCTACTTTTCACTGTCGATCAGGATCTTGCCCTTTACGGTGCCCGGTGTCTTGTACATCTCGAAGGCATCTGCAATCTGGCTCAGCGGCATTTTTCTGAAAATAAAGGAATCGTCAAACTTCAGATCTCCGGTCTTGAAGTAATGTGCTGCCAGATCCCACTCTTTTCCCGGGAACGGTGCGCTGTAGGACATCCAGGAACCGGTCAGGTTGAATTCTTTACGGTTGATGTTCTCCCACTCGGCTACGGTAAAGGTCAGTTCTTTCGTGGGCGTGCCGATGAAGCATACATTGGCTTTGTTGGCAGCCAGTTCAAAGGCCATCTTCATGGTGATGGTATTGCCTGCGGTCTCGTATACATAGTCAAAGCCTCTGCCGCCGGTCAGTGCCATTGCCTGCTCCATGAAATCCGCATCCTTCGTATTGATGCCTGCCGTTGCACCCAGGCGCATGCCCATGTCCAGACGCTCTTTGGCGATATCAAAGATCACAACCTCTTTTGCGCCGAAAATCTTTGCCCACTGTGCGGTAAACATACCGATGGTGCCGCCGCCCAGGATGGCCACCGTCTTTCCGCCTTCATAAGGCACCCGCAGCAGACCGTGCAACGCCACTGTTGCAGGCTCGAAAAATGCACCCTGCTCAAAGGAAACGCTGTCGTCAAATTTTACCGCATTTTTCTCCGGCACTGCCACATATTCTGCGAAGCTGCCGAACTCTCTGGAACCAATAAAGCTGTAGTGCTTGCACAGAGAATAGTTGCCCTTCTGGCAGTCCTCACATTTCATGCAGGGCACCAGCGGAACACCGGCCACTCTGTCTCCGGGCTTGAGGCTTGTCACACCTTCTCCGATCTCCTCTACCACTCCCGAAAACTCATGTCCGAGTACATTCGGGAAGAAATGGCAGGCATTTCCGTTTACCCGCGGAATATCAGAACCACAGATTCCCGTATACTTTACCTTGATCAGCACATGGCCCGCTGTTGCTTTGGGCTTCTCAATCTCCTCGTACCGAATATCCTCTCTTGCGTGTACAACTCCTGCTTTCATGCTTCTTCTCCTCCTGTTTTATTGATTCATTATATTTTTCAGATCTTTGTAAAGATCCAAATAGATCTCATAGTTTCTCATATAAGCATCATGGGTGCTGTCATCCGGTGTATGCTCTCTCGTGATATGTACCGTCCGGTTCACCGCATCGTCGAAATCCCGATAAATGCCTACCCCCACACCGGCCAGGAGCACTGCCCCCAGCGTGGTTGCCGCGTCCGAAAACGGAACGATCACCTTTTTCCCGGTGATATCTGTCTTGATCTGCGTCCACAAAAAGAGAGTTGGCAGAACCGCCCATGGCGCGGAGAACCTCTACATGCGCCCCCACACTTTCTGCGATATCCAGATTGTGTTTCAGGGAAAATGCCACGCCCTCCATAGCCGCCCGGATCATGTGGGCCTTCGTCTTGCCGAAATCCAACCCGTAAAATACCCCTTTCGCGTTGGGATCCCAGATGGGAGAACGCTCTCCGGACATATAGGGCAGAAAGACCACGCCCTCGCTTCCCGGCGGTATCGCTGCCGCCTGTTCATTATACTGATCCAGGGAAGATTTGCCGGTCTCTTTCGCAATGCTGCGCTCATAGGCGCCAAATTCCCGTTCCATCCATTTCATCACACCCCCGCCGCCGGTGCTTCCGCCCTGCAGCAGCCATTTGCCCGGCACCACATGATAGCCGAGGATGAGACGGGGATCCGCGGTATAGCTATCCATACAGATGCTCATGCCGCCTGCCTGTCCGCCCTGCTCCTGGGTCTCGCCCGCATGAATGACACCGGCTCCCAGTGCCCCGCAGGCTGCATCCAGACCGCCTGCCACCACAGGAATGCCGCTGACCAGACCAATCTGTACCGCTGCTTCTTCGGTAACGGTTCCCACCACCTGATGACAGGGCACGATCTTGGGTAAAAAATGCCGAGGGATGCCCAGCTCGTCACACATATCCATATCCCACTGCCCGGTGCGCATGTTGAAGCAGTGGAAGCCATAGCTCTGGCAGATATCCTGTGTCACGGCACCGGTCAGCCGGTAAGCGATAAAGCTGTTGGCCTGCAGGATCTTGTCGATCTTCGCATAAACCTCCGGCAAATTTTCCTTATACCAGATGATCTTGGCCGTCGTGTAAGATGGCCGGAGCATATTGCCGGACACCTCAAATATCCGATCTGCACCGATCTGCGCATTCAGGCGGTCACAGATGTCCTGCGCCCGGGTATCCATCCAGATGGGCGTGTTCGTCAGCACATGACCTTCCCTGTCAATGGCAATGGCGGACCAGCCCTGTCCGTCAATGCCGATCCCTGCGATCTCCTCCGGCGCCACCGCACCTTTCTCCAGACATTTCTTCGTTGCCTGGCACACCGCATCCCACCACTCATCCGGGTTCTGCTCTGCCCATCCCGGTTTCGGATAATATACGGCATAGTCTCCCGAGGCCGCGGCCTTTACCTGTCCATCCAGAGTAAAAAGTGCCACCTTACAGGCGCTCGTTCCGATATCAATTCCCAAAAGATATTTCTTCTCCATTCTTTTCCCCTCCGGTGATTGATCGTCTAATTCCTTTTCTTGCTTTATTATATCATAACATTCCTACATTTTAAAGGAAAGCACAAATTATTCGGGATTTTCACTAAAAAAGAATGGCCAGAACGCATCCGGCCACTCTTCTGAAAATTCCTGTGAAATTTTTCCCTGTCTATTCCGTCTCGATAGCATTTGGATAAATCTTCGCCATCTTTGCATCGTCGTAATGCACATCGGCCCATTTCTGCCAGCCACTGGTGGCTTCCACGCCTTTGCTTCTCTGGTCGTGCCGCACCAGTGCCACGCAGGACACGGCCACATTGCAGCACATGAAAACGATCAGCGCCCAGGTCAGAAGCTTGCCGCCCACGACAGGGAGCTTTTCGATCCATTTTTCCATAAGCGGGCAGAGGAGTTTGAGCCACACCACCGCCGCGATGCCCCAGAAGAAGCAGTACAGCAGGTTGATCCTGCCGCCCAGGTTGAAGGGGATCTTGCTGTAGTCCCAGAACACCTTGCCGAACACCAGCTCGGTGAAGACACTGCACAGGTACTCGTAGGCGCCGCCCAGCAGGGTACCGATGAGGAAAAGGAACCGGTCACTCCGGTTCTTATACTTGTACAGAAGGGCGGTGGCCAGCGCGATGGCCAGTCCCCAGACGATGCTGAAGGGGCCCCACACCACGCTGCTGCGGCTCATCCACACACCGGCGGTGACCCGGCAGAAGATGGTTTCCGTGATGTCGCCGAGAAAAGCGCCGATGAAAAACAGCATGACAACCTTATAGAAACCGCAGCCCGCCGCAAATACCTTCTCATTGGCCAGCCTTGCCTCCACGGCCTGAATCTTCGGATAGGCTTTTCGGATACGCCGCTCCACACGCCGGGAGATCCAGGAGCCCAGCTCTTCGCTGACTTCGTCGATGCGTTCATCCGTTTCTGCCCAGCGGGCTGCATGCTTGCTGTGTCCGAACAGCAGGATGCAGGACGCCAGAATGTCCACCAGCAGTACAGCCACCAGCGCCAGCAAAACCATCCGCATCACCACGCCCGGCAGGAATTTCAAAAGCTGCAGCAGCAGGCGGTTGCCGAAACGAACAGTACAGAAACCCAGCGCGCCAAAGATCAGGGATGCCGGCAGGCAGATATAGCCGTCCAGGTTCCAGCGGACATCAGAGTAGTCCCACCAGCGCTCCCGGAATATTTTTTCAATGAGATGGCCGCTGATCCACTCCGCCGCCGTTGCATAGACGACTGCAAAAAGATAGAGCCAGCCGCCGGTCAGCTCCTGCAGGCCCACGGTCATGACAACCGCCGTGATACCATAGATCACGCAGAACGGCCCGTTGACCAGGCCACGGTTCACGAACCGTTTCTGTTTCAGCGCAGCTGTCACGGTTTCCAGTACCCATCCACCGAAGGAATACAGGAAAAACAGCCACAAAAGTTCATAACCTGTAAAAGTATTCATCGTCTCTTCCCCTGTCCAGGCCTCCCGGCCCTTCGTATTTTTTCTATTTCTTCTGTCTGATCTGTTCCTGATGAGAAACCGTTTTTCTCCTGATTGCCGATGCTATAAGAGCGGTGCAACCAGCCGCAGCACACACTGGGCAATCCGCAGCACGGTGGAGCGTCCGCTCCGGTATTGCTCGGTCACCTCCCGACACACCGGGAACAGCTGTGCAAAATCTTCCCCGATCTGTTCCACCGCCGGGCATCCGTACAGAAATACCCCGTTTTCAAAATGATGATACAGACTGCGGTAATCCATGTTGATGGTTCCCACTGTGGCCGCCACGCCGTCACAGAACGTCTGCTTGGCATGAATAAAGCCCGGCGTATATTCATAGATCCGCACCCCCTGCATGGCAAGTCCCGCATAGTAGGAGCGGGTCACCTTGTAGATCAGCTTTTTGTCCGGGATGCCCGGGGTGATGATCCGCACATCCACGCCCCGCTTGGCCGCCAGCCCCAGCTCTCGGGTCATCTCATCGCTGATGATCAGATAAGGCGTTGCCGCATAGAACCGGTGCTTCGCGCTCTTGATCAGGTTCAGGTACACATTTTCTCCCATGTACTCGTCATCCAGCGGGCTGTCCGCATAGGGCTGGACGAAGCCGTTCCCCAAGGCATCCAACTTCTGCTCATCCTGCGCGACAGCTGCCTCATCTGCCCTTTCTCGGGCTGCAGACACCTTCTCGTCTGAAAACTGCGCCGCTGCCGGGAGCCGCCCTGCTCCGGCAGCCTCCAGATATTTCTCCCAGCCGCTCTCCTCCTGCTGTCCTCTGACAGAGGCGTTCCACATTTCCAGGAACAGTGCGGTCAGCGTCTGCACCGCCCCGCCGGTGAGCTTGACGCCGGTATCCTTCCAACGCCCATAGGGGTGGGTGATGTTAAAATATTCGTCCGCCAAGTTGTAGCCGCCGGTGAAGCCCACCTTCCCGTCGATGACGGTGATCTTCCGATGATCCCGGTTGTTCATGAACACCTTGATCACCGGCAACACCGGGTTGAACACCCGGCAGGCAATGCCCAGCGCTTCCATCCGGTGAATGAAATCCAGACCGATGAAACCGATGCTGCCCACATCGTCATACAGGATGCGCACTTCCACACCGGCCGCCGCCCGCTCTGCCAGCACATCCCGCATCCGCCCGAAGGCCTCGGCTTCCTCGATGGCGTGATATTCCAGAAAAATAAATTCTTTCGCTTCCCGCAGCTGTCGCAGCTGTTCCTCGAATCCCTCCGCGGCATCGCTGTAAAACGCCACCTCCGTATTTTCATACACCGGAAATTTTCCGTAGTTGTATATATAACGGCACTGGTTTGCCGCGGCAAAATCCGTCTGCTCCAGGTGGTGCATCACCGCAGGATCCTGGCGCAGCCTGCCAAACAGCTTCCCGTCAATGGCTTCGTAGCGGCGGCGCATGGGTTTTGTGGCATCCTTATTGGCCGCCAGCGCATAGAAGCACAGCCCCATCACCGGAAACACAAGGATCAGCACCGTCCAGGACATTTTAAACGCCGAATTCTGATGTTTGCCGTAAATGCGCAGCACCAGCAACAGGGCCAGCAGACTGCTGATCAGGGCGATGGCCGTGGAATACCGGTTCAGCCGGATAAACTGCTCCAGGATCCACACCAGCTGAATGAGCACACTGATCGCCACAAACGCCAGCCGTCGGATGCTGTTTTTCACATTGGATTTCTGCTCTGTACGCATTCTTTTCTTCATCTTATCTTCCTCTGTTCCTCATTCTGTTTCTCCATTTTGCGGAATCGGTTGATATCCCGGGCCACATCGCCGATGGCCGCAAACAGCGGCTGAAACATGCCGATCCGGTAAAAGGTCTGCACCAGCACGCCCACGGGCACTGCGACGATCATGCCCACCACGCCGTACAGCTTGTACCCGATGTAAATCCAGATCAGCGTGGCCAGGGGACTTAAGCCCACCGTGTCACCCACGATCTTCGGCTGGATAAGCTGCCGCACGGTCTGGCTCACCGCGTAGATGACCAGCAGTCCCACCGCCATCCGGTAATCATGGGCCAGAAACTGGAATAACGCCCAGGGCAGCAGCACCGTGCCTGTACCCAGAAACGGCAGGAAATCCAGAAATGCCGTGAGAAAGGCGATAAGCACCGCAAAGCGGATGCCCAGCACGGCAAATCCCACCAGCAAGATGAGAAACACCACGCCCATGATCTTAAACTGGGCTTTGAAATACCCGCCCACGGCATTTTTGATGCTGTCCGTGGCGATGAGAAACGTTTTCTGTACGTTTTCCGGCACATTTTCCCGGAAAAATTTCATGATCCGCTCCCGGTCTGCAATGAAAAAATAGGCAGACAGAATGACGAACACCACCCCCAGCAGATAGGAGGGCAGATTTTTGGCAAAATTGCCCGCCGCCGTCACGGTGGGCCGCCCGATTTCTTCCACAATGGTGCCCATGTACGAATCAAACTGGGTGCCCAGGGATGCCAGCCCTGCCTGCAGGCCGTCCGGCAGCTGCGCATACACACCGCTCAGATTTTTGCCGATCTGGGTAAACTCCTCCCCCATCCGGGCATAGGTCTCCGGAAACGCATAAATGAAGCCCACGATCTCCCCGCCCAG
Above is a window of Oscillospiraceae bacterium NTUH-002-81 DNA encoding:
- a CDS encoding MATE family efflux transporter; this translates as MQWARGDEKTIHHAVHTAVIMAVAGGALVAVIGELGVGSLLRMLNVPEDVFPQALLYIRIYLLGLPVILLYNFEAAIFRSVGETRMPLEALAISGVLNVCLNLFFVVVLHMTVNGVAIATVLSNAVSSLILLVKLLRTDQAIRIRLDELRFHKDVFVKILRIGLPAGIQSAVFAVANIVIQSAINSLGTVVIAASSAAFNLEIFAYDVLNAFSQACTTFTGQNFGAGQIKRCRKVLLLCLLEDTIATAATIFIVLFFGKNLLAIFNSDPAVIEIGYTRLLLIFSAYTFTMLYENFSGYLRGFGISVVPAVLTIIGVCGVRLLWIFTAFPRSQTFRTIMMAYPISLSTTALLMFLALMWYRPARKHLQQS
- a CDS encoding MATE family efflux transporter, with protein sequence MSGQTKKRSMDMLHGSIWNKLILYALPVAATGILEQLFNASDVAIVGNFTGEMRTVAVAAVGANSPIVGLLLNLFIGIALGANVVIAHAVGQGG
- a CDS encoding LysR family transcriptional regulator yields the protein MDIRILRYFLAVAREENITRAAESLHIAQPSLSKQLMELEQELGKQLLIRGKRKITLTEEGILLRKRAEDIVSLVEKTERDISSDSREISGEIVLGGNPTHTLLAAASALQKQYPDIRFHFYSADATDITERLDHGSLDFSVLLQPPHTSRYESLALPDTSAWGVLMPRKDAFARLPVIRREELLQMPLEIHYHLVWKRDSVFGKAAGLFLEEVRRRAEAAAASAPRNVPAS
- the gatY gene encoding tagatose-bisphosphate aldolase subunit GatY; this translates as MALVTTRELFADAQKNGYAIGAFNVENMEMVQAVAAAAEELKAPVIMQTTPSTVKYADLKYFYANAKAAAEMASVPIVMHLDHGNSFDLAMRALRVGYTSIMIDGSHESFEDNIAVSKAVADACHPSGVPVEAELGKVGGKEDDLEAGDENPYTDPQQAREFVERTGVDSLAVAIGTAHGVYKGIPKVDVDRLSAIREVVTIPLVLHGTSGVPDDIVRECVRRGICKVNYATDLRIAFSKGVKAYMQEDPDVFDPKKYNARGREEVKQYVMSKILVCGSDGRA
- the pfkB gene encoding 1-phosphofructokinase yields the protein MITTVTMNAALDKAYFMTDEIKNGTVMRVSKSRTTAGGKGLNVARVIALCGAKVQATGLVGGYNGQQLEHLLEQDGIPHSFGYVNGETRCCINILDPGYGSTEYLEPGFTVSPEEEKQFMDRLPQIIQDSDVVTISGSIPRGVSSDVYGKIISLAKGMGKKVILDSSGDTLKAGLRACPDMVKPNRDEMEQLFGEKLDSMEAVIACAEKIQAMGIPHVVVSLGGDGALLVCREGCYRAVIPRLEVVNTVGCGDSMVGAFAVALEKNYPPEKALKYAASVATANALSPNTGDFEPKMAGILMEQITVEKLK
- a CDS encoding galactitol-1-phosphate 5-dehydrogenase, which gives rise to MKAGVVHAREDIRYEEIEKPKATAGHVLIKVKYTGICGSDIPRVNGNACHFFPNVLGHEFSGVVEEIGEGVTSLKPGDRVAGVPLVPCMKCEDCQKGNYSLCKHYSFIGSREFGSFAEYVAVPEKNAVKFDDSVSFEQGAFFEPATVALHGLLRVPYEGGKTVAILGGGTIGMFTAQWAKIFGAKEVVIFDIAKERLDMGMRLGATAGINTKDADFMEQAMALTGGRGFDYVYETAGNTITMKMAFELAANKANVCFIGTPTKELTFTVAEWENINRKEFNLTGSWMSYSAPFPGKEWDLAAHYFKTGDLKFDDSFIFRKMPLSQIADAFEMYKTPGTVKGKILIDSEK
- a CDS encoding putative ABC transporter permease, whose product is MNTFTGYELLWLFFLYSFGGWVLETVTAALKQKRFVNRGLVNGPFCVIYGITAVVMTVGLQELTGGWLYLFAVVYATAAEWISGHLIEKIFRERWWDYSDVRWNLDGYICLPASLIFGALGFCTVRFGNRLLLQLLKFLPGVVMRMVLLALVAVLLVDILASCILLFGHSKHAARWAETDERIDEVSEELGSWISRRVERRIRKAYPKIQAVEARLANEKVFAAGCGFYKVVMLFFIGAFLGDITETIFCRVTAGVWMSRSSVVWGPFSIVWGLAIALATALLYKYKNRSDRFLFLIGTLLGGAYEYLCSVFTELVFGKVFWDYSKIPFNLGGRINLLYCFFWGIAAVVWLKLLCPLMEKWIEKLPVVGGKLLTWALIVFMCCNVAVSCVALVRHDQRSKGVEATSGWQKWADVHYDDAKMAKIYPNAIETE
- a CDS encoding phospholipase D-like domain-containing protein, translating into MKKRMRTEQKSNVKNSIRRLAFVAISVLIQLVWILEQFIRLNRYSTAIALISSLLALLLVLRIYGKHQNSAFKMSWTVLILVFPVMGLCFYALAANKDATKPMRRRYEAIDGKLFGRLRQDPAVMHHLEQTDFAAANQCRYIYNYGKFPVYENTEVAFYSDAAEGFEEQLRQLREAKEFIFLEYHAIEEAEAFGRMRDVLAERAAAGVEVRILYDDVGSIGFIGLDFIHRMEALGIACRVFNPVLPVIKVFMNNRDHRKITVIDGKVGFTGGYNLADEYFNITHPYGRWKDTGVKLTGGAVQTLTALFLEMWNASVRGQQEESGWEKYLEAAGAGRLPAAAQFSDEKVSAARERADEAAVAQDEQKLDALGNGFVQPYADSPLDDEYMGENVYLNLIKSAKHRFYAATPYLIISDEMTRELGLAAKRGVDVRIITPGIPDKKLIYKVTRSYYAGLAMQGVRIYEYTPGFIHAKQTFCDGVAATVGTINMDYRSLYHHFENGVFLYGCPAVEQIGEDFAQLFPVCREVTEQYRSGRSTVLRIAQCVLRLVAPLL
- the ytvI gene encoding sporulation integral membrane protein YtvI — its product is MKEKYAKLLVNLLLWAAGIVLLFTVVPRLLLFFLPLVIGWILAILANPLVRLMEKRFRIVRRHGSMLIIITAIALVVLVLYLIIARLGGEIVGFIYAFPETYARMGEEFTQIGKNLSGVYAQLPDGLQAGLASLGTQFDSYMGTIVEEIGRPTVTAAGNFAKNLPSYLLGVVFVILSAYFFIADRERIMKFFRENVPENVQKTFLIATDSIKNAVGGYFKAQFKIMGVVFLILLVGFAVLGIRFAVLIAFLTAFLDFLPFLGTGTVLLPWALFQFLAHDYRMAVGLLVIYAVSQTVRQLIQPKIVGDTVGLSPLATLIWIYIGYKLYGVVGMIVAVPVGVLVQTFYRIGMFQPLFAAIGDVARDINRFRKMEKQNEEQRKIR